In the Tribolium castaneum strain GA2 chromosome 1, icTriCast1.1, whole genome shotgun sequence genome, one interval contains:
- the LOC135268053 gene encoding oxygen-dependent choline dehydrogenase-like, translating into MLSGIGPGYHLQDLGIEVIQDLEVGSTLRDNPTFYGVAFQTNYTEPIEPLENYIEQYFQGVGPLAIPGNNQGVGFYESSYTRGTGIPDLEFMFIPAVASTILQQRAFRLTDQTYNDVYRFQDVGSTFGVYVIVLHSKSVGTVRRRSRDPFQFPLIDANFLSDPENKDINVLYEGVQLLMQMAQTRAFRSMDATLAGGQLSACSQYEFLSREYWYCAIRQLTINVYHPLGTCPMGRDPREGAVVDSELKVFGIKKLRVADSSVFPFALAGHPTAPSVMVGEQMGDILKEKYKYNDNYYDVFHDYL; encoded by the coding sequence ATGTTGTCTGGGATAGGGCCAGGGTACCACTTACAAGATCTAGGAATTGAGGTTATCCAGGATCTGGAAGTTGGGAGTACGCTCAGGGATAACCCTACTTTTTACGGGGTTGCGTTCCAAACAAATTACACCGAACCAATTGAACCTCTCGAGAATTATATCGAACAGTACTTTCAAGGAGTTGGTCCTTTAGCCATCCCTGGAAATAACCAAGGAGTAGGTTTTTACGAATCAAGTTATACGAGAGGTACCGGAATTCCGGATCTCGAATTCATGTTTATCCCAGCTGTGGCTTCAACAATTTTACAACAAAGAGCCTTCAGGTTAACCGACCAAACTTACAACGACGTGTACCGGTTCCAAGACGTGGGAAGTACCTTCGGTGTTTACGTCATAGTTTTGCATTCAAAATCGGTCGGAACTGTCCGACGCAGGAGCAGGGATCCCTTCCAGTTCCCGCTGATTGACGCAAATTTTCTCTCAGATCCCGAAAATAAAGACATAAACGTGCTTTATGAAGGAGTACAGTTACTTATGCAAATGGCCCAGACCAGGGCCTTCAGGTCAATGGACGCAACTTTGGCTGGAGGTCAGTTGTCGGCTTGTAGCCAGTATGAGTTTTTGAGTAGAGAGTACTGGTACTGTGCCATTCGACAACTTACCATCAATGTGTACCATCCGCTGGGTACTTGTCCCATGGGAAGGGATCCAAGGGAAGGAGCTGTGGTGGATTCGGAATTGAAGGTTTTCGGGATCAAGAAGTTAAGAGTGGCTGATTCAAGTGTGTTTCCGTTTGCTCTGGCTGGTCATCCAACTGCACCTTCGGTTATGGTTGGCGAACAAATGGGTGATATACTTAAAGAAAAGTATAAATACAATGACAATTATTATGATGTTTTTCATGATTATTTGTAG
- the LOC654977 gene encoding glucose dehydrogenase [FAD, quinone]: MSGKLLLVVLLTFSANSHAYYYQDKIEYYVQLITGAFRNALTTVLPTDSYQYFSGEVRRSYGSFDFVVIGAGAAGAVIANRLTEVEDWNVLVLEAGGYGNDFSDIPDMYWPIEFTDFNWGYNSTPQRTACLGLIDQECFYPRGRGVGGSTLINGLIYSRGHKTDFDHWGRLVGNDRWSYRSVLQYFKKSENFVYRDYTQPIEPEYHGTNGYWQVEHHLPRSPQLDVFLDANREMGLGVADYNANRLGASSAQLNTAFGRRMDTGKAFIRSVLKRPNLKVLTGSFVTRIVIDKFTRSAVGVEFTHGGSNYFVRAKKEVILSAGAFNTPQLLMLSGIGPGYHLQELGIEVIQDLEVGSTLRDNPTFYGVAFQTNYTEPIEPLENYIEQYFQGVGPLAIPGNNQGVGFYESSYTRGTGIPDLEFMFIPAVASTILQQRAFRLTDQTYNDVYQFQDVGSTFGVYVIVLHSKSVGTVRLRSRDPFQFPLIDANFLSDPENKDINVLYEGVQLLMQMAQTRAFRSMDATLAGGQLSACSQYEFLSREYWYCAIRQLTINVYHPLGTCPMGRDPREGAVVDSELKVFGIKKLRVADSSVFPFALAGHPTAPSVMVGEQMGDILKEKYKYNDNYYDVFHDYF, encoded by the exons ATGAGTGGAAAACTGCTCCTGGTGGTGTTACTAACATTTTCCGCGAATTCGCACGCTTATTACTACCAAGACAAAATCGAATATTATGTGCAGTTGATAACGGGTGCGTTTCGCAACGCCCTGACCACTGTGTTACCCACGGACTCCTACCAGTATTTTTCCGGCGAAGTCAGAAGAA GCTATGGAAGCTTCGACTTTGTGGTCATTGGAGCCGGAGCGGCTGGTGCCGTGATTGCGAATCGTCTGACTGAAGTGGAGGATTGGAACGTTCTTGTTCTTGAAGCCGGCGGATATGGAAATGATTTTTCCGACATTCCTGATATGTACTGGCCAATCGAATTCACGGATTTCAACTGGGGCTACAACAGCACGCCGCAGCGAACTGCTTGCTTAG GTCTAATCGACCAGGAATGTTTCTACCCCCGAGGAAGAGGCGTCGGTGGCTCAACCCTAATCAACGGTCTAATCTACTCCCGCGGCCACAAAACCGACTTCGACCACTGGGGCCGACTGGTCGGAAACGACCGTTGGTCGTACCGTAGCGTCCTCCAGTACTtcaaaaaatcggaaaactTCGTATACCGCGACTACACCCAACCGATCGAACCCGAATACCATGGAACAAACGGCTACTGGCAAGTCGAACACCACTTACCCAGAAGCCCACAACTGGACGTTTTCCTGGACGCCAACAGAGAGATGGGTTTAGGCGTCGCCGACTACAATGCCAACAGATTGGGCGCCTCAAGTGCCCAACTGAACACAGCTTTCGGCAGACGGATGGACACAGGCAAAGCTTTTATCCGGTCTGTTTTAAAACGCCCGAACTTGAAAGTACTAACCGGGAGTTTCGTCACAAGAATTGTCATTGATAAGTTTACACGTAGTGCTGTGGGAGTTGAATTCACTCATGGAGGGAGCAATTATTTCGTAAGGGCGAAGAAGGAGGTGATTTTGTCAGCGGGGGCTTTCAATACGCCTCAATTGTTGATGTTGTCTGGGATAGGGCCAGGGTACCACTTACAAGAACTAGGAATTGAGGTGATCCAGGATCTGGAAGTTGGGAGTACGCTCAGGGATAACCCTACTTTTTACGGGGTTGCGTTCCAGACGAATTACACCGAACCGATTGAACCTCTCGAGAATTATATCGAACAGTACTTTCAAGGAGTTGGTCCTTTAGCCATCCCTGGAAATAACCAAGGAGTAGGTTTTTACGAATCAAGTTATACCAGAGGTACCGGAATTCCGGATCTCGAATTCATGTTTATCCCAGCTGTGGCTTCAACAATTTTACAACAAAGAGCCTTCAGGTTAACCGACCAAACTTACAACGACGTGTACCAGTTCCAGGACGTGGGAAGTACCTTCGGTGTTTACGTCATAGTTTTGCATTCAAAATCTGTCGGAACTGTCCGACTCAGGAGCAGGGATCCCTTCCAGTTCCCGCTGATTGACGCAAATTTTCTCTCAGATCCTGAAAATAAAGACATAAACGTGCTTTATGAAGGAGTACAGTTACTTATGCAAATGGCCCAAACCAGGGCTTTCAGGTCAATGGACGCAACTTTGGCTGGAGGTCAGTTGTCGGCTTGTAGCCAGTATGAGTTTTTGAGTAGAGAGTACTGGTACTGTGCCATTCGACAACTTACCATCAATGTGTACCATCCGCTGGGTACTTGTCCCATGGGAAGGGATCCAAGGGAAGGAGCTGTGGTGGATTCGGAATTGAAGGTTTTCGGGATCAAGAAGTTAAGAGTGGCTGATTCAAGTGTGTTTCCGTTTGCTCTGGCAGGTCATCCAACTGCACCTTCGGTTATGGTTGGCGAACAAATGGGTGATATACTTAAAGAAAAGTATAAATACAATGACAATTATTATGATGTTTTTCAtgattatttttag